Proteins from a genomic interval of Streptomyces fodineus:
- a CDS encoding PP2C family protein-serine/threonine phosphatase, whose translation MPADSGRRDGGGHEGTAASAQGEDSADAAGSPRSADGRSAAGDATAGARLSVLREALAGIGTTLDEATTCAELTRIAVRMVGGTAAVMRRTGQAISGYEAITGDADLLPDARWATAVTREAAVPALGDQPEPWVEYAAATRTRIALCAPLTSGDDRYGVLVWARSGQQPLGRAKAELLSLLAERAASHIRQARAYESVNRTAGDLQRALLSEPGRPHPNLDIAIRYLPAGGGVLVGGDWCETVRLHFGRTLLVVGDVMGHGLEAAVDMNAYRSSLRYIASADLPPHRVLRQMDDIASKEAELRPATCLLARVDPGRRQVTLASAGHLPPALITADGAATLLPVPVGPPLGTGLGGYEMATHPLTEGQTLVLFTDGLVERRGEDIDRSLERLSAVRFSVGGGLEDVLDTILSRLDARHAEDDVAALAARSHHRPGGLADAAAP comes from the coding sequence GTGCCCGCCGACAGCGGCCGCCGCGACGGCGGCGGCCACGAGGGAACCGCCGCGTCCGCGCAGGGCGAGGACTCCGCGGACGCCGCCGGATCCCCACGGTCCGCGGACGGCCGGTCGGCTGCCGGTGACGCGACGGCCGGCGCGCGCCTGAGCGTGCTGCGCGAAGCGCTGGCCGGGATAGGCACGACCCTGGACGAGGCCACGACCTGCGCCGAGCTGACCCGGATCGCCGTACGCATGGTCGGCGGCACGGCCGCCGTGATGCGCCGGACCGGCCAGGCCATCTCCGGGTACGAGGCGATCACCGGGGACGCCGACCTGCTGCCCGACGCCCGCTGGGCCACCGCGGTGACCCGCGAGGCGGCCGTACCGGCGCTCGGCGACCAGCCCGAGCCCTGGGTCGAGTACGCCGCCGCCACCCGCACCCGGATCGCCCTGTGCGCGCCGCTGACCAGCGGCGACGACCGGTACGGCGTCCTGGTGTGGGCGCGCTCCGGGCAGCAGCCGCTGGGCCGTGCCAAGGCCGAGCTGCTCAGCCTGCTCGCCGAGCGCGCCGCCTCCCACATCCGGCAGGCGCGCGCCTATGAGAGCGTCAACCGCACCGCCGGTGACCTGCAACGCGCCCTGCTCTCCGAGCCCGGCCGCCCGCACCCCAACCTCGACATCGCCATCCGCTACCTCCCGGCCGGCGGAGGCGTCCTGGTCGGCGGCGACTGGTGCGAGACCGTACGGCTGCACTTCGGGCGGACCCTGCTGGTCGTCGGCGACGTCATGGGGCACGGCCTGGAGGCCGCCGTCGACATGAACGCCTACCGTTCCTCCCTGCGCTACATCGCCTCCGCCGACCTGCCCCCGCACCGGGTGCTGCGGCAGATGGACGACATCGCCTCCAAGGAGGCGGAGCTGCGGCCCGCCACCTGTCTGCTCGCCCGCGTCGACCCGGGACGCCGCCAGGTCACGCTGGCCAGCGCCGGGCATCTGCCGCCCGCGCTCATCACCGCGGACGGCGCGGCCACGCTCCTGCCCGTCCCCGTCGGACCACCGCTGGGCACCGGGCTCGGCGGGTACGAGATGGCCACGCATCCGCTGACCGAGGGGCAGACCCTGGTCCTGTTCACCGACGGCCTGGTGGAACGCCGTGGTGAGGACATCGACCGTTCTCTGGAGCGGCTGTCGGCCGTGCGCTTTTCCGTCGGGGGCGGGCTCGAGGACGTCCTGGACACCATCCTCAGCCGCCTGGACGCGCGGCATGCGGAGGACGATGTCGCCGCGCTCGCCGCGCGCTCGCATCACCGGCCGGGGGGTCTGGCCGACGCCGCCGCGCCGTAG
- a CDS encoding FAD:protein FMN transferase: MRRVEHVMGFPVSLRIDDEGDFEPAADAVFAWLRQVDVRFSPFRHDSEVSRYGRGELAADELSADLTEVLGLCEQYRAATGGAFDVRLPGRNLDPCAVVKGWSVQRAAGVLSAAGARRFCLNAGGDVVVSGGPWRVGIRHPEQAGRLCAVLAVTDAAVATSGRYERGDHILDGRTGRPATGLLSLTVVAPTLTEADGTATAAFALGPDGPAWAAARTGCEVFAVDTARRTVRTPGLPVAA; encoded by the coding sequence ATGCGGCGTGTCGAGCACGTCATGGGCTTCCCGGTCTCGCTGCGGATCGACGACGAGGGGGACTTCGAGCCGGCCGCCGACGCCGTCTTCGCCTGGCTGCGCCAAGTGGACGTCCGCTTCAGCCCGTTCCGGCACGACAGTGAGGTCTCCCGGTACGGGCGCGGCGAGTTGGCGGCGGACGAGCTGAGCGCGGACCTGACGGAGGTGCTCGGCCTGTGTGAGCAGTACCGGGCCGCGACCGGCGGCGCCTTCGACGTCCGGCTGCCCGGCCGGAACCTCGACCCCTGCGCGGTGGTCAAGGGCTGGTCGGTGCAGCGGGCGGCGGGAGTGCTGTCGGCCGCCGGGGCGCGGCGGTTCTGCCTCAATGCCGGCGGCGATGTCGTGGTCTCCGGCGGGCCGTGGCGGGTCGGGATACGGCATCCGGAACAGGCCGGCCGGCTCTGTGCCGTGCTGGCGGTCACCGACGCCGCGGTGGCGACCTCCGGGCGGTACGAGCGCGGCGACCACATCCTCGACGGCCGCACCGGACGCCCCGCGACCGGGCTGCTCAGCCTCACGGTGGTGGCCCCGACCCTGACCGAGGCGGACGGGACGGCCACGGCCGCCTTCGCCCTGGGCCCCGACGGACCGGCCTGGGCCGCCGCCCGCACCGGCTGCGAGGTGTTCGCGGTCGACACCGCGCGCCGCACCGTCCGCACACCGGGACTGCCGGTGGCGGCCTAG
- a CDS encoding IS630 family transposase, producing MGDSRLQPLVLSEDERLVLQGWAKRRTTAQGLARRARIVLACAGGLNNTAVAARLGTDRATVRRWRTRFLQYRLDGLSDEPRPGVPRAITDAQVEEVVVRTLEEVPEGATHWSKRELAKRVGISPTSVLRIWRAFGLQPWRTEDFKISPLPLLIDRIQDVVGLYLAPPANAAVFAVDEKPQIQALERTAPVLPMVPGTPERRSFDYVRHGTVDLFAALNTATGKVIGKLSATHRAVDFRDFVDEIDRQTDPGLAVHVICDNLSAHKAPVVHKWLLAHPRFELHFTPTYSSWINQVERWFAELQRRCLERGVFCSLDELKTALKDWIKTWNEQARPFRWTKTADQIIDRICGYCDRISGPGH from the coding sequence GTGGGCGACAGCAGGCTGCAGCCGCTGGTGTTATCCGAGGACGAGCGGCTGGTGTTGCAGGGGTGGGCCAAACGCCGGACAACCGCGCAGGGGCTGGCCAGACGGGCCCGGATCGTGCTGGCCTGCGCAGGGGGATTGAACAACACCGCAGTGGCTGCACGGCTGGGGACCGATCGCGCGACCGTGCGCCGGTGGCGGACCAGATTTCTCCAGTACCGGCTCGACGGGCTGTCCGACGAGCCACGTCCCGGTGTGCCCCGCGCCATCACAGACGCCCAGGTGGAAGAGGTGGTGGTGCGCACTCTCGAAGAGGTGCCCGAGGGTGCCACCCACTGGTCGAAGCGGGAGCTGGCGAAGCGAGTGGGAATCTCTCCGACGAGCGTGCTGCGGATCTGGCGGGCGTTCGGGCTGCAGCCCTGGCGGACGGAGGATTTCAAGATCTCCCCGCTCCCGCTGCTGATCGACAGGATCCAAGACGTGGTCGGGCTGTATCTCGCTCCGCCGGCGAACGCGGCAGTTTTCGCGGTGGACGAGAAGCCGCAGATCCAGGCCCTTGAGCGGACCGCTCCGGTGCTGCCGATGGTGCCCGGCACCCCTGAGCGGCGCAGTTTCGACTACGTCCGGCACGGCACCGTGGATCTGTTCGCCGCCCTGAACACCGCCACCGGCAAGGTGATCGGGAAGCTGTCGGCGACGCATCGGGCGGTGGACTTCCGCGACTTTGTCGATGAGATCGACCGCCAGACCGATCCCGGCCTGGCGGTCCACGTGATCTGCGACAACCTCTCCGCCCACAAGGCGCCGGTCGTGCACAAGTGGCTTCTGGCCCATCCTCGGTTCGAGCTGCACTTCACCCCGACCTACTCGTCCTGGATCAACCAGGTCGAGCGGTGGTTCGCCGAACTACAGCGGCGATGTCTGGAGCGCGGGGTTTTCTGCTCACTCGACGAGTTGAAGACCGCGCTCAAGGACTGGATCAAGACCTGGAACGAGCAGGCTCGGCCCTTCAGATGGACCAAGACCGCGGACCAGATCATCGACCGCATCTGCGGCTACTGCGACAGGATCTCCGGACCAGGTCACTAG
- a CDS encoding MFS transporter yields the protein MTTQDVAVAIPCRRRWPGLAALLLGEAMNLLDATVVQVAAPAVHADLGGPVSDVQWFGAAYTLPFAVLLITGGRLGDIAGRRRMFVLGVTVFTVASMACALAPAPGLLIAFRAVQGAAAALMIPQTIGLIKAMFSGEETGKALGSIGPVMGLAAVCGPVVGGVLTHADLFGSSWRSAFLVNVPVAALVLALARNLPENRAPHRPPLDWRGTALAALGTGLLVYPLIDGNLRQLPPVHWLLLGAGLLVLAGFAWHQRHTSRPLLEPSLFTHRGFPAALVTSTAFFAVTNGLTVVVVLQLQLDAGTGVLASGLSLLPWSAGLAVASWWSGSRLVRRHGRRVMPYGLGLLLAGLLAAVIAYRTTTPGHYPVALPPALALVGLGAGLFTPAFFTLALRPLRPHEVGSAAGLLNAVQQLGATLGVAVLGSAYLAGTGPGAPQGACWVAVGLLAVAWAASVRVGEEERA from the coding sequence ATGACCACGCAAGACGTGGCTGTCGCCATTCCCTGCCGCAGGCGCTGGCCGGGCCTGGCCGCCCTGCTGCTCGGCGAGGCGATGAACCTGCTGGACGCCACCGTCGTCCAGGTGGCCGCCCCGGCCGTCCATGCCGACCTGGGTGGGCCGGTCTCCGACGTGCAGTGGTTCGGCGCCGCCTACACCCTGCCGTTCGCCGTGCTGCTGATCACCGGCGGGCGGCTCGGGGACATCGCGGGCAGGCGCCGGATGTTCGTCCTCGGCGTCACGGTGTTCACGGTGGCGTCCATGGCCTGCGCCCTGGCTCCGGCGCCGGGGCTGCTCATCGCCTTCCGGGCCGTGCAGGGTGCCGCGGCGGCGCTGATGATTCCGCAGACCATCGGGCTGATCAAGGCGATGTTCTCGGGAGAGGAGACGGGCAAGGCGCTCGGCAGCATCGGGCCGGTGATGGGCCTCGCCGCCGTGTGCGGGCCCGTCGTCGGCGGTGTGCTGACCCACGCCGACCTGTTCGGCTCGTCCTGGCGGTCCGCGTTCCTGGTGAACGTGCCGGTGGCCGCGCTGGTCCTGGCCCTCGCCCGGAACCTCCCGGAGAACCGCGCCCCGCACCGTCCGCCCCTCGACTGGCGCGGCACCGCCCTGGCCGCACTCGGCACCGGACTCCTGGTGTACCCGCTGATCGACGGCAATCTGCGTCAACTCCCGCCAGTGCACTGGCTTTTGCTCGGCGCCGGGCTGCTGGTGCTCGCCGGATTCGCCTGGCACCAGCGGCACACCTCCCGCCCCCTGCTGGAGCCCAGCCTGTTCACCCACCGTGGCTTCCCGGCCGCGCTCGTCACCTCCACGGCCTTCTTCGCGGTGACCAACGGGCTGACCGTGGTGGTCGTCCTGCAACTCCAACTCGACGCCGGTACAGGCGTGCTGGCGTCGGGCCTGAGTCTGCTGCCGTGGTCCGCCGGGCTCGCCGTCGCGTCCTGGTGGTCGGGCTCGCGGCTGGTACGGCGGCACGGGCGGCGGGTGATGCCGTACGGGCTCGGGCTGCTGCTGGCCGGACTGCTCGCCGCCGTTATCGCCTACCGGACGACCACACCGGGCCACTACCCGGTCGCGCTGCCGCCCGCCCTCGCCCTCGTCGGCCTCGGCGCCGGCCTGTTCACCCCCGCCTTCTTCACCCTCGCCCTGCGACCCCTGCGCCCGCACGAGGTCGGCTCGGCGGCCGGACTGCTCAATGCGGTGCAGCAGTTGGGGGCCACGCTGGGAGTGGCGGTCCTCGGCAGCGCCTACCTGGCGGGGACGGGCCCGGGCGCACCACAGGGTGCGTGCTGGGTGGCGGTGGGCCTGCTGGCCGTGGCTTGGGCGGCGAGCGTGAGGGTGGGGGAGGAGGAGCGAGCCTAG
- a CDS encoding FMN-binding protein: MKRAIPVFVLTVAGLIPVWRYQPSTGTTDIAQPASTPAPVRSSSPSRAASPSASPSASASVPSSKVVAGPAVSTSKGVIQVEVTFRGDRIASVRMLQAPHHRQTVFAVPQLIAETLEAQSAHIDSVSGATITSGGYRESLQAALDAKGS; the protein is encoded by the coding sequence GTGAAGCGAGCCATTCCCGTCTTCGTCCTGACCGTCGCGGGCCTGATCCCGGTGTGGCGCTACCAGCCCTCGACAGGGACGACGGACATCGCCCAGCCGGCGTCGACGCCGGCTCCCGTGCGGTCGTCGTCCCCTTCACGCGCTGCGTCACCGTCCGCGTCACCCTCTGCTTCGGCCTCCGTGCCGTCCTCGAAGGTCGTGGCGGGTCCCGCGGTGAGCACCTCGAAGGGTGTCATCCAGGTGGAGGTGACCTTCCGGGGCGACCGGATCGCCTCCGTGCGGATGCTCCAGGCGCCGCACCACCGGCAGACCGTGTTCGCCGTACCGCAGCTGATCGCGGAGACGCTCGAGGCGCAGAGTGCCCATATCGACTCGGTGTCCGGCGCCACCATCACGAGCGGCGGATACAGGGAGTCCCTTCAGGCCGCGCTCGACGCCAAGGGCTCCTGA
- a CDS encoding ABC transporter ATP-binding protein produces MIRIDSVTKRYPDGTVAVDRLSLEIPDRAITVLVGPSGCGKTTTLRMINRMVEPTEGSILLDGTDIRQQPVNTLRRSMGYVIQNAGLFQHRTILDNIATVPRLLGRPKQQARTRAAELMERVGLDASLAKRYPYQLSGGQQQRVGVARALAADPPVLLMDEPFSAVDPVVRKGLQDELLRIQEELGKTIVFVTHDIDEAIKLGTMVAVLRTGGRLAQFAPPAELLSAPADAFVEDFLGADRGIRRLSFFPSAGLELQTAPIVGIEADAAELASRCDAPYLLVTDLDGRPLGWSEPDRLTAGAIDKDRLLDHGRPFVPGTDSLRAALDGAVLSPTGWAVAVDGEGRAVGVVSQQVIGEAIRAAHSRVADGTDAEGGQDADDAGAERGRDADGADAKAAR; encoded by the coding sequence TTGATACGGATAGATTCAGTCACGAAGCGGTATCCGGACGGCACGGTCGCGGTGGACCGGCTGTCACTGGAGATACCGGACCGCGCGATCACCGTCCTCGTCGGGCCCTCCGGCTGCGGCAAGACGACGACCCTGCGGATGATCAACCGGATGGTGGAGCCCACCGAGGGCAGCATCCTCCTCGACGGCACGGACATCCGGCAGCAGCCCGTCAACACCCTGCGCCGTTCGATGGGTTACGTCATCCAGAACGCCGGACTCTTCCAGCACCGCACCATCCTCGACAACATCGCCACCGTGCCCCGGCTGCTCGGCCGGCCCAAGCAGCAGGCACGTACCCGGGCCGCGGAGCTGATGGAGCGGGTCGGGCTCGACGCCTCGCTCGCCAAGCGGTACCCGTACCAGCTCTCCGGCGGCCAGCAGCAGCGCGTAGGTGTGGCGCGGGCGCTCGCCGCCGATCCGCCGGTGCTGCTGATGGACGAGCCGTTCTCCGCCGTAGACCCCGTGGTACGCAAGGGACTTCAGGACGAACTCCTGCGTATCCAGGAGGAGTTGGGCAAGACGATCGTCTTCGTCACGCATGACATCGACGAGGCGATCAAGCTCGGCACGATGGTCGCCGTGCTGCGCACCGGCGGCCGGCTCGCCCAGTTCGCCCCGCCCGCCGAGCTGCTCAGCGCGCCCGCCGACGCTTTCGTGGAGGACTTCCTCGGCGCCGACCGCGGCATCCGCCGGCTCTCCTTCTTCCCGTCCGCCGGCCTGGAGTTGCAGACCGCGCCGATCGTGGGCATCGAGGCCGACGCGGCCGAGCTCGCCTCCCGCTGCGACGCCCCCTATCTCCTGGTCACCGACCTCGACGGCAGGCCGCTCGGCTGGAGCGAACCGGACCGGCTCACCGCCGGGGCCATCGACAAGGACCGACTCCTGGACCACGGGCGCCCGTTCGTGCCCGGCACCGACTCGCTGCGCGCCGCGCTCGACGGCGCCGTGCTCTCGCCGACCGGCTGGGCCGTCGCGGTGGACGGTGAGGGACGCGCGGTCGGTGTCGTCTCCCAGCAGGTCATCGGCGAGGCCATCCGCGCCGCCCACAGCCGGGTCGCGGACGGCACGGATGCCGAGGGCGGCCAGGACGCGGACGACGCCGGTGCCGAGCGCGGCCGGGATGCCGACGGTGCCGACGCCAAGGCCGCCCGATGA
- a CDS encoding ABC transporter permease, which yields MNVLNFAHAFFSDSAQWHGYDGIPTRLAEHVGYSLEALLFAALIGLPIGLVTGHYGRGGNALALIATAGRALPSFGLLVLMFIWIGFGLLPVMIPLVVLAVPPILVTTYEAIRSVDPSPVDAARGMGMAEARVLFQVEVPVALPLILSGLRTAAIQIVSTATIAAYVSLGGLGRYIIDGLYQRNYEKVVGGATLVAALALATLVVFWAVSRITVSPGVRRSG from the coding sequence GTGAACGTCCTGAACTTCGCACACGCCTTCTTCAGCGACAGCGCCCAGTGGCACGGCTACGACGGCATCCCCACCCGGCTCGCCGAGCACGTCGGGTACTCCCTGGAAGCGCTGCTGTTCGCCGCCCTGATCGGGCTGCCCATCGGCCTGGTCACCGGCCACTACGGCCGCGGCGGCAACGCCCTCGCCCTGATCGCCACCGCGGGCCGGGCCCTGCCCAGCTTCGGCCTGCTGGTGCTGATGTTCATCTGGATCGGGTTCGGTCTGTTGCCGGTGATGATCCCGCTGGTCGTGCTCGCCGTACCGCCCATCCTGGTCACCACCTACGAGGCGATCCGCTCCGTCGACCCCTCGCCCGTGGACGCCGCCCGGGGCATGGGCATGGCCGAGGCGCGCGTGCTGTTCCAGGTGGAAGTGCCCGTCGCGCTCCCGCTGATCCTGAGCGGCCTGCGCACCGCGGCCATCCAGATCGTCTCCACCGCCACCATCGCGGCCTACGTCAGCCTCGGCGGCCTCGGCCGGTACATCATCGACGGCCTCTACCAGAGGAACTACGAGAAGGTCGTCGGCGGCGCCACCCTGGTCGCCGCCCTCGCCCTCGCCACCCTCGTGGTGTTCTGGGCGGTGTCCCGGATCACGGTCTCGCCGGGGGTACGGCGGAGCGGCTGA
- the msrB gene encoding peptide-methionine (R)-S-oxide reductase MsrB, translating to MSYDVEKPDEQWRAELNPAEYAVLRQAATEPAFTGEYTDTKTEGVYSCRACGAELFTSDTKFASHCGWPSFFDPKDTDAVELVEDRSHGMVRTEVRCARCGSHLGHVFEGEGYPTPTDQRYCINSISLRLTPAEG from the coding sequence ATGTCGTACGACGTCGAGAAGCCGGACGAGCAGTGGCGGGCGGAGCTGAATCCGGCCGAGTACGCAGTGCTGCGGCAGGCCGCCACCGAGCCGGCGTTCACCGGTGAGTACACCGACACCAAGACCGAGGGCGTCTACTCCTGCCGTGCCTGCGGCGCCGAACTGTTCACCTCGGACACGAAGTTCGCGTCGCACTGCGGCTGGCCGTCCTTCTTCGACCCGAAGGACACCGACGCGGTGGAACTGGTCGAGGACCGCTCCCACGGCATGGTCCGCACCGAGGTGCGCTGCGCCCGCTGCGGCTCCCACCTCGGGCATGTCTTCGAGGGCGAGGGGTATCCGACCCCGACCGACCAGCGGTACTGCATCAACTCCATCTCCCTGCGGCTGACGCCCGCCGAGGGCTGA
- a CDS encoding ABC transporter permease → MNGFFDLPSDLQHSWLGLVGLHVREGLLPVLAALLVALPVAQLCVRFRWVYPPVLGVTTVLYSIPSLAFFVVLIDYFGQSETTVMIPLAVYSLVVLVPGIVDGVRSVPQETLAAAQAMGFGPVRRYLQVQLPIAVPAIIAGLRVAVVSSLSLVSVGMLIGNQGALGNMLNDATTYDRPALAVNSVLTTAVLGILADGLLVLVRRLLTPWMPRKGATR, encoded by the coding sequence ATGAACGGCTTCTTCGACCTCCCGAGCGACCTCCAGCACAGCTGGCTCGGCCTCGTCGGGCTGCATGTGCGCGAGGGCCTGCTGCCGGTGCTGGCCGCGCTGCTCGTCGCGCTGCCCGTGGCCCAGCTGTGCGTCCGCTTCCGCTGGGTCTACCCGCCCGTCCTCGGCGTCACCACCGTGCTCTACTCCATTCCCTCGCTGGCGTTCTTCGTCGTCCTCATCGACTACTTCGGGCAGAGCGAGACCACGGTGATGATCCCGCTCGCGGTCTACAGCCTCGTGGTGCTGGTGCCGGGGATCGTGGACGGCGTCCGCTCGGTCCCCCAGGAGACCCTCGCCGCCGCCCAGGCCATGGGCTTCGGGCCCGTACGTCGGTACCTCCAGGTCCAGTTGCCCATCGCCGTCCCCGCGATCATCGCGGGCCTGAGGGTGGCGGTCGTCTCCAGCCTCTCCCTGGTCAGCGTCGGCATGCTCATCGGCAACCAGGGCGCGCTCGGCAACATGCTCAACGACGCCACCACCTACGACCGGCCCGCCCTGGCCGTGAACTCGGTGCTGACGACGGCGGTGCTGGGCATCCTCGCCGACGGCCTGCTGGTCCTCGTCCGCCGCCTCCTCACCCCCTGGATGCCGAGGAAGGGTGCCACCCGGTGA
- a CDS encoding ferric reductase-like transmembrane domain-containing protein, whose translation MTTLQSRTAPPTAIRPRVVARTGLYTLLAVNAAVVAWFFAQAGFASNTLIVLGRLAGLYGALLMAFQLLLVARLPWLDRRIGMDRLTAWHRRTGIGVVWTLLTHAVFITFGYAQESSMDPVNQLVNLAETVEGVLRALVALALLLVVGATSARWARRRLAYETWHFIHLYTYVTVVLAFTHQVAAGTTFTASPAARAYWYTVWGVALGAVFLGRLVLPLWRNLRHRLRVAAVVPESDDVVSVYVTGRDLDRLPARAGQFFLWRFLTRDRWWQANPFSLSAAPDGRTLRLTAKASGAGSASLRRIQVGTRVFAEGPYGAFTTLHRTRPESVLIAGGVGVTPIRALLEDLEGHAVVIYRVATDRDAVLYDELRDLALTKGAELHLVTGPVAPDKLAPRELVRLVPDIGDRDVFLCGPPGMMTAVLRSLADLGVPKRQIHFERFSLAG comes from the coding sequence GTGACGACCCTCCAGTCCCGTACCGCGCCCCCCACGGCGATCCGCCCCCGGGTCGTGGCGCGCACCGGCCTGTACACCCTGCTGGCCGTCAACGCCGCCGTCGTGGCCTGGTTCTTCGCCCAGGCCGGATTCGCCTCGAACACGCTGATCGTGCTGGGCCGCCTCGCCGGCCTGTACGGCGCCCTCCTCATGGCCTTCCAGCTGCTGCTGGTGGCCCGGCTGCCCTGGCTGGACCGCCGGATCGGCATGGACCGGCTGACCGCCTGGCACCGCCGCACCGGCATCGGCGTCGTGTGGACCCTGCTCACCCACGCGGTGTTCATCACCTTCGGTTACGCCCAGGAGTCCTCGATGGACCCGGTGAACCAGCTGGTGAACCTCGCCGAGACCGTCGAGGGCGTGCTGCGCGCCCTCGTCGCGCTCGCGCTGCTCCTCGTGGTCGGCGCCACCTCGGCCCGCTGGGCACGCCGCCGACTCGCCTACGAGACCTGGCACTTCATCCATCTGTACACCTACGTCACCGTGGTCCTCGCCTTCACCCACCAGGTCGCGGCCGGTACGACCTTCACCGCCTCGCCCGCCGCCAGGGCGTACTGGTACACGGTGTGGGGCGTCGCCCTCGGCGCGGTGTTCCTGGGCCGGCTGGTACTGCCGCTGTGGCGGAACCTGCGGCACCGGCTGCGCGTCGCGGCGGTCGTACCCGAGTCCGACGACGTCGTCTCCGTCTACGTCACCGGTCGCGACCTGGACCGGCTGCCCGCGCGGGCCGGCCAGTTCTTCCTCTGGCGCTTCCTCACCCGGGACCGCTGGTGGCAGGCCAACCCGTTCTCCCTGTCGGCCGCCCCCGACGGCCGTACCCTGCGCCTCACCGCCAAGGCGTCCGGCGCCGGCAGCGCCTCCCTGCGCCGGATCCAGGTCGGCACCCGTGTCTTCGCCGAGGGCCCCTACGGCGCCTTCACCACGCTGCACCGCACCCGCCCGGAGTCCGTGCTGATCGCCGGCGGCGTCGGCGTCACCCCCATCCGGGCGCTGCTGGAGGACCTGGAGGGCCACGCCGTGGTCATCTACCGGGTGGCCACCGACCGCGACGCCGTCCTCTACGACGAACTGCGCGACCTCGCCCTCACCAAGGGAGCCGAGCTGCACCTGGTGACCGGGCCCGTCGCCCCCGACAAGCTCGCCCCGCGCGAGCTGGTGCGGCTCGTCCCCGACATCGGCGACCGGGACGTCTTCCTGTGCGGGCCGCCCGGCATGATGACCGCCGTACTGCGCAGCCTGGCCGACCTGGGCGTGCCCAAGCGGCAGATCCACTTCGAGCGTTTCAGCCTCGCGGGCTGA
- a CDS encoding ABC transporter substrate-binding protein encodes MTSTNRISRSIRRNRGAAVVALAAATALLAGCSSSDGKSGGNPLTDDKASGDTVVVGSNNFPESTLLADIYGEALKAKGIKVSYKPNIGSRETTYGLIKNGSIKVLPEYNGALLAYLDPKATPKTADATTAAIEAKLDSKLTLLKPSPAQDKDSVTVNAATAKKYHLTEKSSIADLKDVAKDLVMGASPEFQTRQQGLVGLKSVYGLQFKSFKALDAGGPLTRAALKKDAVQVADIFTTAPAISKEKFVVLQDPKNLFGFENVQPLVDKSAVSQKGVDALNAVSAKLDTATLVDLNAQVQTQGKDPLDVAKAWLKSAGLA; translated from the coding sequence GTGACTTCCACCAACCGCATCAGCAGGTCCATCCGGAGGAACCGAGGCGCGGCGGTGGTCGCCCTCGCGGCGGCGACGGCCCTGCTGGCGGGCTGTTCCTCCAGCGACGGCAAGTCCGGCGGCAACCCCCTGACGGACGACAAGGCAAGCGGCGACACCGTCGTCGTCGGATCCAACAACTTCCCCGAGAGCACCCTGCTCGCCGACATCTACGGCGAGGCCCTCAAGGCCAAGGGAATCAAGGTCAGTTACAAGCCGAACATCGGCAGCCGCGAGACCACCTACGGGCTGATCAAGAACGGCTCCATCAAGGTGCTGCCCGAGTACAACGGCGCGCTGCTGGCCTACCTCGACCCGAAGGCCACGCCGAAGACGGCCGACGCCACCACCGCGGCCATCGAGGCCAAGCTGGACTCCAAGCTGACCCTGCTCAAGCCCTCGCCGGCCCAGGACAAGGACTCGGTCACGGTCAACGCGGCCACCGCGAAGAAGTACCACCTCACCGAGAAGTCCTCCATCGCCGACCTCAAGGACGTCGCCAAGGACCTGGTCATGGGCGCCTCGCCGGAGTTCCAGACCCGGCAGCAGGGCCTGGTGGGCCTGAAGTCGGTCTACGGCCTTCAGTTCAAGTCCTTCAAGGCGCTGGACGCGGGCGGCCCGCTCACCCGGGCGGCGCTGAAGAAGGACGCCGTGCAGGTCGCGGACATCTTCACCACGGCCCCGGCCATCTCCAAGGAGAAGTTCGTCGTCCTGCAGGACCCCAAGAACCTCTTCGGCTTCGAGAACGTCCAGCCGCTCGTGGACAAGAGCGCGGTGTCCCAGAAGGGCGTCGACGCGCTGAACGCGGTCTCCGCCAAGCTCGACACCGCGACCCTGGTGGACCTGAACGCCCAGGTGCAGACCCAGGGCAAGGACCCGCTGGACGTGGCCAAGGCCTGGCTGAAGTCCGCGGGGCTCGCCTGA